A genomic segment from Pseudorca crassidens isolate mPseCra1 chromosome 4, mPseCra1.hap1, whole genome shotgun sequence encodes:
- the CRACD gene encoding capping protein-inhibiting regulator of actin dynamics isoform X2 produces MKKADSGEARLEEDPVLTSPMEIVTQQDVILSDTENKSSETPSSPGPLNLPGAGSEMEEKAAPVKTSRPKRHFSSAGTIESVNLDAIPLAIARLDNSAAKHKLSIKPKNQRVSRKHRRLVGDRQNEQGGFPHQLSLDQNGHPGEDKPIWHEEEPEALDSEEEKRRQEEYWQELEAKCKRQKAEAAERRRLEEQRLQALERRLWEEKRRQEELLEEEGEEEEEGVQLEAAKRQREEEAQSPEEPGCPGPARREQDEEGRLGAEEPGRLQEEARRLERRAQQEELEARSRQEAEKLRREEEERALEELRRLEEQGQRAAEKQRQEEEERRQELEAQRRREEEAAEEKRLQELRRQEELEAQRRQEDAEAKKRQEAEEKLQEAPRVEEENQPLLDHKRGLRSPLQSDTAEKAEQEHLTPEKPRENSEEPSVWVKQSPEATEPSGEQAGKQGDVPGDQPCGWREKREETNAELPQKQEAQVEEALAPGEKKEAAAPETDRKVEELRWQEVDERQTMPRPYTFQVSSGGKQILFPKVNLSPVKPMKDEGLASGPQEPKAPKASPASHALPSSLSIPHTAILVTGAQLCGPAVNLSQIKDTACKSLLGLSEEKKHVDVPALENPPRAPGDPRAGSGKTRPSQESPSSAAALAEWASIRSRILRNAESDQRGERDQSRPGDEHTPRGRCDSRGNLRRTPPVNAKFSIKPAWQKFSDGGGEISKQNTEAESVRKRSQPGPSEEARPQLPAADTKEPVKSAEKPGAHQEPTDTTEGCKFAKDLPSFLVPSLPYPPQKAVAQAEPVVTSDSETTGGAGKPEPVMPGGEDKASPFGIKLRRTNYSLRFHCDQQTEQKKKKRHSSTGDSINGVPSAPGSTAGERETEAAALKHGPSLPTERKQAPAPWKDSAESPPSHSPLAAQPGPPAPEQDRAANRTPLAQKPALAPKPAGQTPPSSPISKLSRPYLVELLARRAGKPDPEPGEPCKEGRDNGGPRTPSPPPTEERKDQKRDEEEEVETERKPASPAPSAARQEKPSATPEAGRKEKPTLQSRHSLDSSKLAEKVETAQPLWITLALQKQKGFREQQATREERKQAREAKQAEKLSKENVSVSPQPGSSSVSRAGSLHKSTTQPEEKKPETAASRLERREQLKKANTLPTSVTACSILVPRPEIQPRAPRAPSPNHWTARKFPLV; encoded by the exons ATGAAGAAGGCAGACAGTGGCGAGGCTCGCTTGGAAGAGGATCCGGTCCTGACCAGTCCCATGGAAATTGTGACTCAGCAGGACGTCATCCTCTCAGACACCGAGAACAAA TCCAGTGAGACGCCAAGTTCTCCGGGTCCTCTGAATCTGCCTGGAGCCGGAAGTGAGATGGAAGAGAAG GCTGCTCCAGTTAAAACGTCTCGGCCAAAAAGGCACTTCTCCTCTGCCGGCACCATCGAAAGTGTCAACCTAGATGCCATCCCCCTGGCCATCGCCCGCCTGGACAACAGTGCCGCCAAGCACAAACTGTCCATTAAGCCAAAAAACCAGAGGGTGTCAAGGAAGCACAGGCGACTTGTCGGG GATCGACAGAACGAGCAAGGTGGCTTCCCGCATCAGCTGTCCCTAGACCAGAATGGGCACCCTGGAGAAGACAAGCCAATCTGGCATGAAGAGGAGCCAGAGGCGCTGGACTCGGAGGAAGAGAAGCGACGCCAAGAAGAATACTGGCAAGAACTTGAGGCCAAGTGCAAACGGCAAAAGGCCGAAGCGGCAGAGAGGCGACGCCTGGAAGAGCAGAGGCTCCAGGCCCTGGAGAGGAGGCTTTGGGAGGAGAAAAGAAGGCAGGAGGAGCtcttggaggaggaaggggaggaagaggaggaaggagtcCAGCTAGAGGCAGCAAAGAGGCAGCGTGAAGAGGAGGCGCAGAGTCCGGAAGAGCCGGGCTGCCCAGGCCCAGCTCGGAGGGAGCAAGACGAAGAAGGGCGCCTGGGAGCCGAGGAGCCGGGTCGCCTGCAGGAAGAGGCGCGGCGCCTGGAGAGACGCGCGCAGCAGGAGGAGCTGGAGGCGCGGAGCCGGCAGGAGGCCGAGAAGCTGCGgcgggaagaggaggagagagcacTGGAGGAACTCAGAAGGCTGGAGGAGCAGGGGCAGCGGGCGGCCGAAAAGCAGcggcaggaagaggaggagaggcggCAGGAGCTGGAGGCGCAGAGGCGgcgggaggaggaggcggcggagGAAAAACGGTTGCAGGAGCTCAGAAGGCAGGAAGAGCTGGAGGCGCAGAGACGGCAGGAGGACGCGGAGGCGAAGAAGAGGCAGGAAGCGGAAGAGAAGCTTCAGGAAGCACCGAGAGTGGAAGAGGAGAATCAGCCGCTGCTGGACCACAAACGGGGCTTGAGGAGCCCACTTCAGAGCGACACTGCAGAGAAAGCAGAACAAGAACATCTGACACCCGAGAAGCCAAGAGAAAACTCTGAGGAGCCGAGTGTTTGGGTGAAGCAGAGCCCAGAGGCCACCGAGCCATCAGGCGAGCAGGCCGGAAAGCAGGGGGATGTTCCCGGGGATCAACCTTGTGGATGGCgggaaaagagggaagaaaccAACGCAGAGCTGCCCCAGAAACAAGAGGCCCAGGTGGAAGAGGCGTTGGCtccaggagagaagaaagaagctgCCGCTCCAGAAACAGACAGAAAGGTGGAGGAGCTCAGATGGCAGGAGGTAGATGAGAGGCAGACCATGCCCAGACCCTACACTTTCCAGGTGTCATCCGGAGGGAAACAAATTCTCTTCCCCAAAGTCAATCTGAGCCCCGTGAAGCCCATGAAAGATGAGGGGCTCGCCTCTGGTCCCCAAGAGCCAAAGGCCCCCAAAGCCAGCCCGGCCTCCCACGCCCTGCCCTCGTCCCTGAGCATCCCACACACGGCCATTCTGGTCACGGGAGCCCAGCTCTGCGGCCCGGCCGTCAACCTGAGCCAGATCAAGGACACGGCGTGCAAGTCCCTCCTGGGCTTGTCAGAAGAAAAGAAGCACGTGGATGTCCCCGCCCTGGAGAACCCACCCCGAGCCCCAGGCGACCCCCGGGCAGGCAGTGGGAAGACCAGGCCCTCCCAGGAGTCTCCGAGCAGCGCGGCCGCGCTCGCTGAATGGGCTTCCATTCGGTCCAGAATCCTGAGGAACGCAGAGAGTGACCAGCGCGGCGAGAGAGACCAGTCTCGGCCGGGTGATGAACACACGCCCAGGGGCCGATGTGATTCCCGCGGGAACCTCCGGAGGACCCCGCCGGTAAATGCAAAGTTCTCCATTAAGCCTGCCTGGCAGAAATTCTCTGATGGGGGCGGGGAGATCTCCAAACAGAACACGGAAGCGGAAAGCGTTAGAAAAAGATCCCAGCCGGGTCCCAGCGAAGAGGCCCGGCCCCAGCTCCCTGCTGCTGATACTAAAGAGCCCGTGAAGAGTGCAGAGAAACCGGGGGCACACCAGGAGCCAACGGACACCACGGAGGGGTGCAAATTTGCCAAAGACCTTCCATCTTTCCTTGTTCCAAGCCTTCCTTACCCTCCACAGAAAGCAGTGGCCCAAGCAGAACCCGTGGTCACTTCGGACAGCGAGACCACAGGTGGAGCAGGAAAGCCGGAGCCCGTGATGCCAGGTGGGGAGGATAAAGCTTCCCCTTTTGGAATAAAATTGAGAAGGACCAACTACTCCTTGCGCTTCCACTGCGAccaacaaacagaacaaaagaagaagaaaaggcacaGCAGCACGGGGGACAGTATCAATGGGGTGCCGTCAGCTCCGGGGAGcacagctggagagagagagacagaggctgCGGCCCTCAAGCATGGCCCGTCTCTCCCCACCGAGAGGAAGCAAGCCCCGGCGCCCTGGAAGGACTCTGCTGAAAGCCCTCCCAGCCACTCTCCTCTTGCAGCCCAGCCTGGGCCCCCGGCTCCAGAGCAGGACAGGGCAGCAAACAGAACGCCCTTGGCCCAGAAGCCAGCCCTGGCTCCCAAGCCCGCGGGCCAGACTCCGCCGTCCTCCCCGATCTCCAAGCTGAGCAGGCCCTACTTGGTGGAGCTGTTGGCTCGCCGGGCGGGGAAGCCTGACCCGGAGCCCGGCGAGCCATGCAAGGAGGGCCGGGACAACGGGGGCCCCCGGACGCCCTCACCCCCGCCGACTGAGGAGAGGAAGGACCAGAAGCGGgatgaggaggaagaggtggaAACAGAGAGGAAGCCAGCTTCCCCGGCGCCGTCTGCCGCCCGGCAGGAAAAGCCTTCCGCGACACCCGAGGCGGGGAGGAAAG AAAAGCCGACGCTTCAGAGCAGACACTCTTTAGACAGCTCCAAACTTGCGGAGAAAGTTGAAACCGCGCAGCCACTGTGGATAACGTTGGCACTGCAAAAGCAGAAGGGGTTTCGGGAGCAGCAAGCGACTCGAGAGGAGAGGAAGCAAGCCAGGGAGGCCAAGCAGGCCGAAAAGCTCTCCAAAGAAAAC GTCAGTGTCAGCCCGCAGCCTGGAAGCAGCAGTGTCAGCAGAGCTGGTTCCCTGCACAAGTCCACCACTCAGCCAGAAGAGAAGAAGCCAGAGACAGCAGCGTCCAGGCTCGAGCGCCGAGAACAGCTGAAAAAGGCCAACACTCTTCCTACATCTGTGACAG
- the CRACD gene encoding capping protein-inhibiting regulator of actin dynamics isoform X6, whose protein sequence is MEEKAAPVKTSRPKRHFSSAGTIESVNLDAIPLAIARLDNSAAKHKLSIKPKNQRVSRKHRRLVGDRQNEQGGFPHQLSLDQNGHPGEDKPIWHEEEPEALDSEEEKRRQEEYWQELEAKCKRQKAEAAERRRLEEQRLQALERRLWEEKRRQEELLEEEGEEEEEGVQLEAAKRQREEEAQSPEEPGCPGPARREQDEEGRLGAEEPGRLQEEARRLERRAQQEELEARSRQEAEKLRREEEERALEELRRLEEQGQRAAEKQRQEEEERRQELEAQRRREEEAAEEKRLQELRRQEELEAQRRQEDAEAKKRQEAEEKLQEAPRVEEENQPLLDHKRGLRSPLQSDTAEKAEQEHLTPEKPRENSEEPSVWVKQSPEATEPSGEQAGKQGDVPGDQPCGWREKREETNAELPQKQEAQVEEALAPGEKKEAAAPETDRKVEELRWQEVDERQTMPRPYTFQVSSGGKQILFPKVNLSPVKPMKDEGLASGPQEPKAPKASPASHALPSSLSIPHTAILVTGAQLCGPAVNLSQIKDTACKSLLGLSEEKKHVDVPALENPPRAPGDPRAGSGKTRPSQESPSSAAALAEWASIRSRILRNAESDQRGERDQSRPGDEHTPRGRCDSRGNLRRTPPVNAKFSIKPAWQKFSDGGGEISKQNTEAESVRKRSQPGPSEEARPQLPAADTKEPVKSAEKPGAHQEPTDTTEGCKFAKDLPSFLVPSLPYPPQKAVAQAEPVVTSDSETTGGAGKPEPVMPGGEDKASPFGIKLRRTNYSLRFHCDQQTEQKKKKRHSSTGDSINGVPSAPGSTAGERETEAAALKHGPSLPTERKQAPAPWKDSAESPPSHSPLAAQPGPPAPEQDRAANRTPLAQKPALAPKPAGQTPPSSPISKLSRPYLVELLARRAGKPDPEPGEPCKEGRDNGGPRTPSPPPTEERKDQKRDEEEEVETERKPASPAPSAARQEKPSATPEAGRKEKPTLQSRHSLDSSKLAEKVETAQPLWITLALQKQKGFREQQATREERKQAREAKQAEKLSKENVSVSPQPGSSSVSRAGSLHKSTTQPEEKKPETAASRLERREQLKKANTLPTSVTVEISDSAPPAPLVKEVTKRFSTPDAAPVSTEPAWLALAKRKAKAWSDCPQIIK, encoded by the exons ATGGAAGAGAAG GCTGCTCCAGTTAAAACGTCTCGGCCAAAAAGGCACTTCTCCTCTGCCGGCACCATCGAAAGTGTCAACCTAGATGCCATCCCCCTGGCCATCGCCCGCCTGGACAACAGTGCCGCCAAGCACAAACTGTCCATTAAGCCAAAAAACCAGAGGGTGTCAAGGAAGCACAGGCGACTTGTCGGG GATCGACAGAACGAGCAAGGTGGCTTCCCGCATCAGCTGTCCCTAGACCAGAATGGGCACCCTGGAGAAGACAAGCCAATCTGGCATGAAGAGGAGCCAGAGGCGCTGGACTCGGAGGAAGAGAAGCGACGCCAAGAAGAATACTGGCAAGAACTTGAGGCCAAGTGCAAACGGCAAAAGGCCGAAGCGGCAGAGAGGCGACGCCTGGAAGAGCAGAGGCTCCAGGCCCTGGAGAGGAGGCTTTGGGAGGAGAAAAGAAGGCAGGAGGAGCtcttggaggaggaaggggaggaagaggaggaaggagtcCAGCTAGAGGCAGCAAAGAGGCAGCGTGAAGAGGAGGCGCAGAGTCCGGAAGAGCCGGGCTGCCCAGGCCCAGCTCGGAGGGAGCAAGACGAAGAAGGGCGCCTGGGAGCCGAGGAGCCGGGTCGCCTGCAGGAAGAGGCGCGGCGCCTGGAGAGACGCGCGCAGCAGGAGGAGCTGGAGGCGCGGAGCCGGCAGGAGGCCGAGAAGCTGCGgcgggaagaggaggagagagcacTGGAGGAACTCAGAAGGCTGGAGGAGCAGGGGCAGCGGGCGGCCGAAAAGCAGcggcaggaagaggaggagaggcggCAGGAGCTGGAGGCGCAGAGGCGgcgggaggaggaggcggcggagGAAAAACGGTTGCAGGAGCTCAGAAGGCAGGAAGAGCTGGAGGCGCAGAGACGGCAGGAGGACGCGGAGGCGAAGAAGAGGCAGGAAGCGGAAGAGAAGCTTCAGGAAGCACCGAGAGTGGAAGAGGAGAATCAGCCGCTGCTGGACCACAAACGGGGCTTGAGGAGCCCACTTCAGAGCGACACTGCAGAGAAAGCAGAACAAGAACATCTGACACCCGAGAAGCCAAGAGAAAACTCTGAGGAGCCGAGTGTTTGGGTGAAGCAGAGCCCAGAGGCCACCGAGCCATCAGGCGAGCAGGCCGGAAAGCAGGGGGATGTTCCCGGGGATCAACCTTGTGGATGGCgggaaaagagggaagaaaccAACGCAGAGCTGCCCCAGAAACAAGAGGCCCAGGTGGAAGAGGCGTTGGCtccaggagagaagaaagaagctgCCGCTCCAGAAACAGACAGAAAGGTGGAGGAGCTCAGATGGCAGGAGGTAGATGAGAGGCAGACCATGCCCAGACCCTACACTTTCCAGGTGTCATCCGGAGGGAAACAAATTCTCTTCCCCAAAGTCAATCTGAGCCCCGTGAAGCCCATGAAAGATGAGGGGCTCGCCTCTGGTCCCCAAGAGCCAAAGGCCCCCAAAGCCAGCCCGGCCTCCCACGCCCTGCCCTCGTCCCTGAGCATCCCACACACGGCCATTCTGGTCACGGGAGCCCAGCTCTGCGGCCCGGCCGTCAACCTGAGCCAGATCAAGGACACGGCGTGCAAGTCCCTCCTGGGCTTGTCAGAAGAAAAGAAGCACGTGGATGTCCCCGCCCTGGAGAACCCACCCCGAGCCCCAGGCGACCCCCGGGCAGGCAGTGGGAAGACCAGGCCCTCCCAGGAGTCTCCGAGCAGCGCGGCCGCGCTCGCTGAATGGGCTTCCATTCGGTCCAGAATCCTGAGGAACGCAGAGAGTGACCAGCGCGGCGAGAGAGACCAGTCTCGGCCGGGTGATGAACACACGCCCAGGGGCCGATGTGATTCCCGCGGGAACCTCCGGAGGACCCCGCCGGTAAATGCAAAGTTCTCCATTAAGCCTGCCTGGCAGAAATTCTCTGATGGGGGCGGGGAGATCTCCAAACAGAACACGGAAGCGGAAAGCGTTAGAAAAAGATCCCAGCCGGGTCCCAGCGAAGAGGCCCGGCCCCAGCTCCCTGCTGCTGATACTAAAGAGCCCGTGAAGAGTGCAGAGAAACCGGGGGCACACCAGGAGCCAACGGACACCACGGAGGGGTGCAAATTTGCCAAAGACCTTCCATCTTTCCTTGTTCCAAGCCTTCCTTACCCTCCACAGAAAGCAGTGGCCCAAGCAGAACCCGTGGTCACTTCGGACAGCGAGACCACAGGTGGAGCAGGAAAGCCGGAGCCCGTGATGCCAGGTGGGGAGGATAAAGCTTCCCCTTTTGGAATAAAATTGAGAAGGACCAACTACTCCTTGCGCTTCCACTGCGAccaacaaacagaacaaaagaagaagaaaaggcacaGCAGCACGGGGGACAGTATCAATGGGGTGCCGTCAGCTCCGGGGAGcacagctggagagagagagacagaggctgCGGCCCTCAAGCATGGCCCGTCTCTCCCCACCGAGAGGAAGCAAGCCCCGGCGCCCTGGAAGGACTCTGCTGAAAGCCCTCCCAGCCACTCTCCTCTTGCAGCCCAGCCTGGGCCCCCGGCTCCAGAGCAGGACAGGGCAGCAAACAGAACGCCCTTGGCCCAGAAGCCAGCCCTGGCTCCCAAGCCCGCGGGCCAGACTCCGCCGTCCTCCCCGATCTCCAAGCTGAGCAGGCCCTACTTGGTGGAGCTGTTGGCTCGCCGGGCGGGGAAGCCTGACCCGGAGCCCGGCGAGCCATGCAAGGAGGGCCGGGACAACGGGGGCCCCCGGACGCCCTCACCCCCGCCGACTGAGGAGAGGAAGGACCAGAAGCGGgatgaggaggaagaggtggaAACAGAGAGGAAGCCAGCTTCCCCGGCGCCGTCTGCCGCCCGGCAGGAAAAGCCTTCCGCGACACCCGAGGCGGGGAGGAAAG AAAAGCCGACGCTTCAGAGCAGACACTCTTTAGACAGCTCCAAACTTGCGGAGAAAGTTGAAACCGCGCAGCCACTGTGGATAACGTTGGCACTGCAAAAGCAGAAGGGGTTTCGGGAGCAGCAAGCGACTCGAGAGGAGAGGAAGCAAGCCAGGGAGGCCAAGCAGGCCGAAAAGCTCTCCAAAGAAAAC GTCAGTGTCAGCCCGCAGCCTGGAAGCAGCAGTGTCAGCAGAGCTGGTTCCCTGCACAAGTCCACCACTCAGCCAGAAGAGAAGAAGCCAGAGACAGCAGCGTCCAGGCTCGAGCGCCGAGAACAGCTGAAAAAGGCCAACACTCTTCCTACATCTGTGACAG TGGAGATCTCTGATTCGGCTCCCCCAGCACCACTGGTGAAAGAAGTCACAAAGAGATTCTCTACCCCAGACGCT
- the CRACD gene encoding capping protein-inhibiting regulator of actin dynamics isoform X1, protein MKKADSGEARLEEDPVLTSPMEIVTQQDVILSDTENKSSETPSSPGPLNLPGAGSEMEEKAAPVKTSRPKRHFSSAGTIESVNLDAIPLAIARLDNSAAKHKLSIKPKNQRVSRKHRRLVGDRQNEQGGFPHQLSLDQNGHPGEDKPIWHEEEPEALDSEEEKRRQEEYWQELEAKCKRQKAEAAERRRLEEQRLQALERRLWEEKRRQEELLEEEGEEEEEGVQLEAAKRQREEEAQSPEEPGCPGPARREQDEEGRLGAEEPGRLQEEARRLERRAQQEELEARSRQEAEKLRREEEERALEELRRLEEQGQRAAEKQRQEEEERRQELEAQRRREEEAAEEKRLQELRRQEELEAQRRQEDAEAKKRQEAEEKLQEAPRVEEENQPLLDHKRGLRSPLQSDTAEKAEQEHLTPEKPRENSEEPSVWVKQSPEATEPSGEQAGKQGDVPGDQPCGWREKREETNAELPQKQEAQVEEALAPGEKKEAAAPETDRKVEELRWQEVDERQTMPRPYTFQVSSGGKQILFPKVNLSPVKPMKDEGLASGPQEPKAPKASPASHALPSSLSIPHTAILVTGAQLCGPAVNLSQIKDTACKSLLGLSEEKKHVDVPALENPPRAPGDPRAGSGKTRPSQESPSSAAALAEWASIRSRILRNAESDQRGERDQSRPGDEHTPRGRCDSRGNLRRTPPVNAKFSIKPAWQKFSDGGGEISKQNTEAESVRKRSQPGPSEEARPQLPAADTKEPVKSAEKPGAHQEPTDTTEGCKFAKDLPSFLVPSLPYPPQKAVAQAEPVVTSDSETTGGAGKPEPVMPGGEDKASPFGIKLRRTNYSLRFHCDQQTEQKKKKRHSSTGDSINGVPSAPGSTAGERETEAAALKHGPSLPTERKQAPAPWKDSAESPPSHSPLAAQPGPPAPEQDRAANRTPLAQKPALAPKPAGQTPPSSPISKLSRPYLVELLARRAGKPDPEPGEPCKEGRDNGGPRTPSPPPTEERKDQKRDEEEEVETERKPASPAPSAARQEKPSATPEAGRKEKPTLQSRHSLDSSKLAEKVETAQPLWITLALQKQKGFREQQATREERKQAREAKQAEKLSKENVSVSPQPGSSSVSRAGSLHKSTTQPEEKKPETAASRLERREQLKKANTLPTSVTVEISDSAPPAPLVKEVTKRFSTPDAAPVSTEPAWLALAKRKAKAWSDCPQIIK, encoded by the exons ATGAAGAAGGCAGACAGTGGCGAGGCTCGCTTGGAAGAGGATCCGGTCCTGACCAGTCCCATGGAAATTGTGACTCAGCAGGACGTCATCCTCTCAGACACCGAGAACAAA TCCAGTGAGACGCCAAGTTCTCCGGGTCCTCTGAATCTGCCTGGAGCCGGAAGTGAGATGGAAGAGAAG GCTGCTCCAGTTAAAACGTCTCGGCCAAAAAGGCACTTCTCCTCTGCCGGCACCATCGAAAGTGTCAACCTAGATGCCATCCCCCTGGCCATCGCCCGCCTGGACAACAGTGCCGCCAAGCACAAACTGTCCATTAAGCCAAAAAACCAGAGGGTGTCAAGGAAGCACAGGCGACTTGTCGGG GATCGACAGAACGAGCAAGGTGGCTTCCCGCATCAGCTGTCCCTAGACCAGAATGGGCACCCTGGAGAAGACAAGCCAATCTGGCATGAAGAGGAGCCAGAGGCGCTGGACTCGGAGGAAGAGAAGCGACGCCAAGAAGAATACTGGCAAGAACTTGAGGCCAAGTGCAAACGGCAAAAGGCCGAAGCGGCAGAGAGGCGACGCCTGGAAGAGCAGAGGCTCCAGGCCCTGGAGAGGAGGCTTTGGGAGGAGAAAAGAAGGCAGGAGGAGCtcttggaggaggaaggggaggaagaggaggaaggagtcCAGCTAGAGGCAGCAAAGAGGCAGCGTGAAGAGGAGGCGCAGAGTCCGGAAGAGCCGGGCTGCCCAGGCCCAGCTCGGAGGGAGCAAGACGAAGAAGGGCGCCTGGGAGCCGAGGAGCCGGGTCGCCTGCAGGAAGAGGCGCGGCGCCTGGAGAGACGCGCGCAGCAGGAGGAGCTGGAGGCGCGGAGCCGGCAGGAGGCCGAGAAGCTGCGgcgggaagaggaggagagagcacTGGAGGAACTCAGAAGGCTGGAGGAGCAGGGGCAGCGGGCGGCCGAAAAGCAGcggcaggaagaggaggagaggcggCAGGAGCTGGAGGCGCAGAGGCGgcgggaggaggaggcggcggagGAAAAACGGTTGCAGGAGCTCAGAAGGCAGGAAGAGCTGGAGGCGCAGAGACGGCAGGAGGACGCGGAGGCGAAGAAGAGGCAGGAAGCGGAAGAGAAGCTTCAGGAAGCACCGAGAGTGGAAGAGGAGAATCAGCCGCTGCTGGACCACAAACGGGGCTTGAGGAGCCCACTTCAGAGCGACACTGCAGAGAAAGCAGAACAAGAACATCTGACACCCGAGAAGCCAAGAGAAAACTCTGAGGAGCCGAGTGTTTGGGTGAAGCAGAGCCCAGAGGCCACCGAGCCATCAGGCGAGCAGGCCGGAAAGCAGGGGGATGTTCCCGGGGATCAACCTTGTGGATGGCgggaaaagagggaagaaaccAACGCAGAGCTGCCCCAGAAACAAGAGGCCCAGGTGGAAGAGGCGTTGGCtccaggagagaagaaagaagctgCCGCTCCAGAAACAGACAGAAAGGTGGAGGAGCTCAGATGGCAGGAGGTAGATGAGAGGCAGACCATGCCCAGACCCTACACTTTCCAGGTGTCATCCGGAGGGAAACAAATTCTCTTCCCCAAAGTCAATCTGAGCCCCGTGAAGCCCATGAAAGATGAGGGGCTCGCCTCTGGTCCCCAAGAGCCAAAGGCCCCCAAAGCCAGCCCGGCCTCCCACGCCCTGCCCTCGTCCCTGAGCATCCCACACACGGCCATTCTGGTCACGGGAGCCCAGCTCTGCGGCCCGGCCGTCAACCTGAGCCAGATCAAGGACACGGCGTGCAAGTCCCTCCTGGGCTTGTCAGAAGAAAAGAAGCACGTGGATGTCCCCGCCCTGGAGAACCCACCCCGAGCCCCAGGCGACCCCCGGGCAGGCAGTGGGAAGACCAGGCCCTCCCAGGAGTCTCCGAGCAGCGCGGCCGCGCTCGCTGAATGGGCTTCCATTCGGTCCAGAATCCTGAGGAACGCAGAGAGTGACCAGCGCGGCGAGAGAGACCAGTCTCGGCCGGGTGATGAACACACGCCCAGGGGCCGATGTGATTCCCGCGGGAACCTCCGGAGGACCCCGCCGGTAAATGCAAAGTTCTCCATTAAGCCTGCCTGGCAGAAATTCTCTGATGGGGGCGGGGAGATCTCCAAACAGAACACGGAAGCGGAAAGCGTTAGAAAAAGATCCCAGCCGGGTCCCAGCGAAGAGGCCCGGCCCCAGCTCCCTGCTGCTGATACTAAAGAGCCCGTGAAGAGTGCAGAGAAACCGGGGGCACACCAGGAGCCAACGGACACCACGGAGGGGTGCAAATTTGCCAAAGACCTTCCATCTTTCCTTGTTCCAAGCCTTCCTTACCCTCCACAGAAAGCAGTGGCCCAAGCAGAACCCGTGGTCACTTCGGACAGCGAGACCACAGGTGGAGCAGGAAAGCCGGAGCCCGTGATGCCAGGTGGGGAGGATAAAGCTTCCCCTTTTGGAATAAAATTGAGAAGGACCAACTACTCCTTGCGCTTCCACTGCGAccaacaaacagaacaaaagaagaagaaaaggcacaGCAGCACGGGGGACAGTATCAATGGGGTGCCGTCAGCTCCGGGGAGcacagctggagagagagagacagaggctgCGGCCCTCAAGCATGGCCCGTCTCTCCCCACCGAGAGGAAGCAAGCCCCGGCGCCCTGGAAGGACTCTGCTGAAAGCCCTCCCAGCCACTCTCCTCTTGCAGCCCAGCCTGGGCCCCCGGCTCCAGAGCAGGACAGGGCAGCAAACAGAACGCCCTTGGCCCAGAAGCCAGCCCTGGCTCCCAAGCCCGCGGGCCAGACTCCGCCGTCCTCCCCGATCTCCAAGCTGAGCAGGCCCTACTTGGTGGAGCTGTTGGCTCGCCGGGCGGGGAAGCCTGACCCGGAGCCCGGCGAGCCATGCAAGGAGGGCCGGGACAACGGGGGCCCCCGGACGCCCTCACCCCCGCCGACTGAGGAGAGGAAGGACCAGAAGCGGgatgaggaggaagaggtggaAACAGAGAGGAAGCCAGCTTCCCCGGCGCCGTCTGCCGCCCGGCAGGAAAAGCCTTCCGCGACACCCGAGGCGGGGAGGAAAG AAAAGCCGACGCTTCAGAGCAGACACTCTTTAGACAGCTCCAAACTTGCGGAGAAAGTTGAAACCGCGCAGCCACTGTGGATAACGTTGGCACTGCAAAAGCAGAAGGGGTTTCGGGAGCAGCAAGCGACTCGAGAGGAGAGGAAGCAAGCCAGGGAGGCCAAGCAGGCCGAAAAGCTCTCCAAAGAAAAC GTCAGTGTCAGCCCGCAGCCTGGAAGCAGCAGTGTCAGCAGAGCTGGTTCCCTGCACAAGTCCACCACTCAGCCAGAAGAGAAGAAGCCAGAGACAGCAGCGTCCAGGCTCGAGCGCCGAGAACAGCTGAAAAAGGCCAACACTCTTCCTACATCTGTGACAG TGGAGATCTCTGATTCGGCTCCCCCAGCACCACTGGTGAAAGAAGTCACAAAGAGATTCTCTACCCCAGACGCT